A portion of the Acidobacteriaceae bacterium genome contains these proteins:
- a CDS encoding ArdC family protein, producing the protein MSSAATTTNVATIDSKKPSTKQELIAANVKLLIEQLEAGHSEALTNYLTAMSRFHNYSFGNVLEIARQMPTATRVAGFWTWKQVGRFVKSGQKGIRILAPIVGVRRKRDDEANKDITKQNERVLVGFRNAYVFDVSQTEGADLPEMREISGDPGENLERLAAFVRSRGIQLTYSDDLKGALGMSYGGRIAILRGQPKAEEFSTLVHETAHELLHKAERRTATTKTVRETEAEAVAFVVGKAVGLVTGSASADYIQLYHGNASLLAESLEVIQQTSAVILAALEPPLADSYDAADTEAPELAEVAA; encoded by the coding sequence ATGAGCAGCGCAGCCACCACAACCAACGTCGCCACCATCGACAGCAAGAAGCCTTCCACCAAGCAGGAACTTATTGCCGCCAACGTCAAGCTCTTGATTGAGCAGTTGGAGGCCGGACACTCCGAAGCCCTCACCAATTACCTCACGGCCATGAGCCGATTCCATAACTACTCGTTCGGGAACGTGCTGGAGATTGCGCGGCAGATGCCGACCGCAACCCGCGTCGCCGGGTTCTGGACGTGGAAGCAGGTTGGCCGTTTCGTCAAATCGGGACAGAAAGGCATTCGCATTCTTGCCCCCATCGTCGGCGTTCGCCGCAAGAGGGACGACGAAGCCAACAAGGACATTACCAAGCAGAACGAGCGCGTTTTAGTCGGATTCCGCAATGCCTATGTCTTCGATGTCTCGCAGACCGAAGGTGCAGACCTTCCCGAGATGCGCGAAATTTCCGGCGACCCCGGCGAGAACTTGGAGCGTTTGGCCGCGTTTGTTCGTTCGCGTGGTATTCAGCTTACCTACAGCGACGATCTTAAGGGCGCACTCGGCATGAGCTACGGCGGTCGCATCGCCATCCTTCGCGGACAGCCTAAAGCCGAGGAATTTTCGACGCTGGTACACGAAACAGCGCACGAGCTTCTGCATAAGGCAGAGCGTCGCACCGCCACCACCAAGACCGTGCGCGAGACAGAAGCCGAGGCTGTGGCCTTCGTTGTCGGCAAGGCCGTTGGACTCGTGACGGGTTCGGCATCCGCTGATTACATCCAGCTTTACCACGGCAACGCCTCACTGTTGGCCGAGAGCTTGGAGGTCATCCAGCAGACCTCCGCTGTCATCCTCGCCGCGTTGGAGCCGCCCCTCGCGGATTCCTACGACGCAGCCGACACCGAAGCCCCGGAATTGGCGGAGGTAGCGGCATGA
- a CDS encoding HD domain-containing protein: MIPLDDVAMGRLARSWMLRAKQHDVHFYRHSLHLGELARGFCNFLHFSVEDTKRIEIAALLHDIGKLSIPTKVLSKATSLSDEEVRLIRTHPDQGHRLLAEVEGIDELVRIVARDHHERLDGTGYPRGLLASSIPVEVRIVTLCDVFGAMTEERPYGVPMGVAEAVQRMKAKQTRLDQALLEHFTKMIWTRALPSVE, encoded by the coding sequence GTGATCCCTCTGGATGATGTTGCGATGGGGCGGCTTGCCCGTAGCTGGATGCTGCGAGCCAAGCAGCATGACGTTCACTTTTATCGTCATAGCTTGCACCTCGGAGAGTTGGCGCGGGGCTTTTGCAACTTTCTTCACTTTTCGGTCGAAGACACCAAGAGGATTGAGATCGCGGCTCTGCTACACGATATAGGAAAGCTCTCCATCCCTACGAAGGTACTTTCTAAGGCCACTTCTCTTTCCGATGAAGAGGTCCGCCTTATCAGGACGCACCCTGACCAGGGACATCGGTTATTGGCTGAAGTGGAAGGGATCGATGAGCTGGTGCGAATCGTCGCCCGAGACCATCATGAACGTCTGGACGGAACGGGGTATCCGAGGGGTCTTCTGGCATCCTCGATTCCCGTAGAAGTTCGGATCGTGACTCTCTGCGACGTGTTTGGAGCGATGACAGAAGAGCGGCCCTACGGAGTGCCTATGGGCGTGGCAGAAGCAGTGCAACGGATGAAAGCGAAACAGACACGCCTGGATCAAGCGCTGCTGGAACATTTCACCAAGATGATTTGGACAAGAGCACTGCCGTCGGTGGAATAA
- a CDS encoding ParB/RepB/Spo0J family partition protein — METQIVNATEYRNVSLALLSESTTNPRRIFEDDALKELASSIRTQGVLSPLLVRPLTEHGFEIVAGARRFRAAQMAESVTVPVRIVDLTDAQALEAQLIENLQRRDVHPMEEAQGFRALLNLEEPTYTVEQIAAKMGKSPAYVTTRLKLTDLAPVAVEAFYAEEIGVGHALLLAKLQPDQQEQALSACYKEVYNGGAKPTRVLLPVRNLQFWIDTNIVLALKDAPFDKRDAQLVPAAGSCVDCPKRTGHNKLLFSDIGGKLDSCTDPTCYQSKVAAHVAKTIAAKPDLVQISTAYGQQKEGSTTLPRNKYTEIRAEKPSSKDEAKRPEFKVCKFTTEAIVTDGSEVGTLRKVCTNPTCPVHHPPQRKSNRRDEEKWKAEQEKQRKEQAIANATGLRVLTAIGSAVPVRLLKRDLLFVIERLASVMDESRIEMLTRQHGIRQQRDDGGVKKTLTAFVRRADEGTLSRLLVEASILLAATRGNPSAVLKDAATAYKVDTDAIAQKVKAEFAAKAKAKKEAKPIKAAAAVKKAA; from the coding sequence ATGGAAACTCAAATCGTCAACGCCACCGAATACCGCAACGTCTCGCTTGCTCTCTTGAGCGAGTCCACGACCAACCCGCGCCGCATCTTCGAGGATGACGCCTTGAAGGAGCTTGCATCGTCCATCCGTACGCAGGGCGTACTTTCGCCGTTATTGGTTCGACCGCTTACGGAGCATGGCTTCGAGATTGTGGCAGGTGCCCGACGCTTCCGCGCTGCACAGATGGCCGAATCCGTCACCGTTCCGGTTCGCATCGTGGACTTGACCGACGCCCAGGCACTCGAAGCGCAGCTTATTGAAAACCTGCAACGCCGCGATGTCCACCCGATGGAAGAGGCGCAGGGCTTTCGTGCGCTTCTGAACTTGGAGGAACCGACCTATACCGTGGAGCAGATCGCCGCCAAGATGGGCAAGAGTCCGGCGTATGTGACAACCCGCCTCAAACTTACCGACCTCGCGCCTGTTGCGGTCGAGGCCTTCTATGCCGAGGAAATCGGCGTGGGACACGCGCTCCTGCTCGCGAAGCTGCAGCCAGACCAGCAGGAACAGGCACTCTCCGCTTGCTATAAGGAGGTCTACAACGGAGGCGCGAAACCAACGCGCGTTCTGTTGCCTGTCCGCAACCTCCAATTCTGGATTGACACCAACATCGTCCTTGCACTGAAAGATGCACCCTTCGACAAGCGGGACGCGCAGCTTGTGCCAGCGGCGGGAAGCTGCGTCGATTGCCCCAAGCGGACAGGACACAACAAGCTCCTGTTTTCAGACATCGGCGGCAAGCTGGACTCGTGCACTGACCCCACCTGCTACCAGTCCAAGGTTGCGGCGCATGTTGCCAAGACCATCGCCGCGAAGCCCGACCTCGTGCAAATCAGCACAGCCTACGGCCAGCAGAAGGAAGGTAGCACCACGCTCCCGCGCAACAAATACACCGAGATTCGCGCCGAGAAGCCTTCGAGCAAGGACGAAGCCAAGCGGCCTGAGTTCAAGGTGTGCAAGTTCACCACCGAAGCCATCGTGACCGATGGGAGCGAAGTCGGCACGTTGCGCAAGGTGTGCACCAATCCTACCTGTCCCGTGCATCATCCTCCGCAGCGGAAAAGCAACAGGCGGGATGAGGAGAAGTGGAAGGCCGAACAAGAGAAGCAGCGCAAGGAGCAGGCGATTGCCAATGCAACCGGGTTGCGCGTCCTCACTGCCATCGGTTCGGCTGTCCCGGTGCGCTTGCTCAAGCGTGACTTGCTTTTCGTCATCGAACGGTTGGCGTCTGTCATGGACGAAAGCCGCATCGAGATGTTGACGCGGCAGCATGGCATCCGGCAGCAGCGCGACGATGGAGGCGTAAAGAAAACGCTGACCGCCTTTGTTCGCCGTGCCGATGAAGGGACTCTCTCCCGGCTGCTGGTGGAGGCAAGTATCCTGCTGGCGGCAACGCGCGGGAATCCGAGCGCCGTTCTCAAGGATGCCGCGACCGCCTATAAGGTGGACACCGATGCCATCGCGCAGAAGGTCAAAGCGGAGTTCGCGGCCAAGGCCAAGGCAAAGAAGGAAGCCAAGCCCATCAAGGCAGCAGCAGCCGTCAAGAAAGCCGCGTAA